In Longimicrobiales bacterium, the DNA window ATCACGATCGACACGCACGACGACATACCGGGCAACTACGCTACACCCGAGATGAATCCGTGCACGGGCACGCGCATGCAGGTGGACGTCCCGAAGATGAGGGAGGGCGGCCTCGACGTCGCGTTCCTCATCGTTTATGTCGGCCAGACGCTGCGCACGCCGGAGAACTACGAGCGTGCGCAGCAGCAGGCGATGCAGAAGTTCGAAGCGATCCATCGGTTGACGAAGGAGCTCTGCCCGGACCAGATCGGCCTCGCTCTCACTGCGGACGACGTGGAGCGCATTCATGAGAGCGGCCGGCTGGTCGCCGCGATCGGGATCGAGAACGGCTACGTCATCGGTCGGGATATCTCGCTGCTGGAGAAATACCACACGCTCGGCGCACGCTACATGACGCTGGCGCACAACGGTCACAACGACATTGCGGACTCGTGGCAGCCGAGCGAGCGGAGCGGCGACGAGGGCTTCGAGCACAACGGCCTGAGTGCATTCGGCGAGCAGGTCGTCGCGGAGATGAACCGGCTCGGCATCATGGTCGATGTATCGCACATCTCGAAGGCGGCGGCGCTGCATGCGGCACGGATCAGTCGCGCGCCGATCATCGCGTCGCACTCGAGTGCGCGTGCGCTCACGTCCATCGAGCGCAACATGGACGACGAGATGATGCGCGCCCTCGCGAAGACGGGCGGTGTCATGCAGACGGTCGCGTTCGCGGGATACGTTAAGGAACAGCCGCCGGAGCGGCAGCAGGCGATGCAGGCGCTGCGACAGGAGCTCGGCATCGCGGGCGGCCGGGGCGGCATGCAGAACCTCGATGATGCGACGCGGGCGCGGTACCAGAAGGGAATGGCGGAGATCGAGAGCCGGTGGCCGTCGGCTGCCGTCACCGACTTCGTCGACCACATCGATTACGCGGTGAAGCTGATCGGCGTCGATCACGTAGGCATCAGCTCCGACTTCGATGGCGGAGGTGGCGTCACCGGCTGGGACAGCGCGGCCGAGACGTTCAACATCACGCTCGAGCTGGTACGGCGCGGCTATTCCGAGGACGACATCCGGAAGCTCTGGGGCGGCAACCTCCTGCGCGTATGGCGGGAGAACGAGCGGGTCGCGCGCGAGATCAGCGGGACATGACAGCGGCCGCGCGCGAACCCGGTGGACCGCAACAACGGCCGGCGCGCGCGATCAGCGGGGCAAAGGCGCCGGCACCTCTGGCGCGACTGCGCCGGCGCACCGACATTGCCGGCGGAGACGTGAGCGGTTCAGACATGAACCGCGCCGACGAGCCGGCACGGCACGAGACAGTGGAGGTCGCAGGTGATGGAGCAGATAAGGCAGTTCTTCGCCGAACATATGGCGCCCGCAGCCAACGGTGGAAACGGAGAGGCGCAGGCGCAGGTCGATGCCGAGGACGA includes these proteins:
- a CDS encoding dipeptidase; this translates as MRRLICCATALLATGFSILPASAQNDSALLERARRIHESVITIDTHDDIPGNYATPEMNPCTGTRMQVDVPKMREGGLDVAFLIVYVGQTLRTPENYERAQQQAMQKFEAIHRLTKELCPDQIGLALTADDVERIHESGRLVAAIGIENGYVIGRDISLLEKYHTLGARYMTLAHNGHNDIADSWQPSERSGDEGFEHNGLSAFGEQVVAEMNRLGIMVDVSHISKAAALHAARISRAPIIASHSSARALTSIERNMDDEMMRALAKTGGVMQTVAFAGYVKEQPPERQQAMQALRQELGIAGGRGGMQNLDDATRARYQKGMAEIESRWPSAAVTDFVDHIDYAVKLIGVDHVGISSDFDGGGGVTGWDSAAETFNITLELVRRGYSEDDIRKLWGGNLLRVWRENERVAREISGT